A genome region from Carya illinoinensis cultivar Pawnee chromosome 2, C.illinoinensisPawnee_v1, whole genome shotgun sequence includes the following:
- the LOC122300394 gene encoding protein FAR1-RELATED SEQUENCE 5-like isoform X5 yields MGKEEDGRPPRPSTSTSTTHVGYTQGYYGTVNPYNPPYMMPSNTFPIPYPYAWGSQYVAVPPFGPNMASSMVSKPKELGRDEDTNQYVPMRPFGPMMPSPPSSNPEEFSRGEHTTQQYVAMPPPFAMPPFVPSLASPPSSNPEEFSRGEPQTMQYSSLPPFGPTMPSPTSSNPDESRRVENTTQHSTMPPCGPSRPYPHSTTEIHVGETEPEITESPDAEGMNDLSDDDEKVDPPTAGMKFPSDNEVLLYYKRYAKQEGFGVIIKRTKRDLDGNAKYVTIGCARGGRYYPSYSNLAKPRATTKTDCKAKVNARVVNGEWVLTSVELLHNHSTVSPKKSRFFRSHRVLDEYSQRMLDLNDRAGIRMNKNFQALVTEAGGFENLEFQEKDCRNYIDKARYLRMGKGGGEALNDYFTRMRKMNDGFVSVMDVDDEFRVRNVFWADARSRAAYAVFGDVITFDTTYLTNRYGMPFAPFVGVNHHGQSILLGAGLISSEDTSTFVWLFEAWLECMNGRAPQAIITDQDRAMKNAIGIVFPQTRHRYYLWHIMLKLPEKLGSHGDYDAGLKANIQNAVYDTQTCDEFEEKWQQLMNKYDLMGNAWLEGLYTERSFWVPVYLKGVFWAGMSTTQRSESMNAFFDGYVHSGTTLKEFVDQYDNALRKKVETETAADFQSCNQTIPCVSSFKIERQFQSLYTNAKFKEVQSEVWGMLLCNPSLVSTQGSISTFEVLEEISTPDGQTKIVKYNVYLNEEEFEIKCTCGLFEMRGIICRHAFKVCQLKYIHHVPDKYVLDRWRKDIKRSYRLVKSSYDDCRANTDSRRHDVVVKRCLRFARRVPWNDEHVSSFFQLLEEFEQKVVGLQAESGSTRLKSTVDADRGKKILSPLVIRGKGRPPTRRKVPMVEKAGRKRKKKQTYKRIFVEEDQMGHPMPAEEVAGGIDEVVLPTQCSNLTQVTPPATEQATPILPHGL; encoded by the exons ATGGGCAAAGAGGAAGATGGAAGGCCACCCAGGCCATCTACGTCGACTTCTACCACCCATGTAGGATACACACAG GGATATTATGGTACTGTAAATCCATATAATCCGCCATATATGATGCCTTCAAATACATTTCCAATTCCATATCCATATGCTTGGGGTAGCCAG TATGTCGCAGTGCCACCCTTTGGACCAAACATGGCATCCTCAATGGTGAGTAAGCCGAAGGAGTTGGGTCGAGATGAAGATACAAACCAG TATGTGCCAATGCGACCCTTTGGACCAATGATGCCATCTCCTCCGTCGAGTAATCCGGAGGAGTTCAGCCGAGGTGAACATACCACGCAG CAGTATGTGGCAATGCCACCCCCCTTCGCAATGCCACCATTTGTCCCTTCGTTGGCATCCCCTCCGTCGAGTAATCCGGAGGAGTTCAGCCGAGGTGAACCCCAAACCATGCAG TATTCCTCATTGCCACCCTTTGGACCAACCATGCCATCCCCTACGTCGAGTAATCCTGATGAGTCGAGACGAGTTGAAAATACAACTCAG CATTCAACTATGCCACCGTGCGGACCAAGCAGGCCCTACCCACATTCAACAACTGAAATACATGTTGGAG AAACTGAACCTGAAATAACTGAATCGCCAGATGCGGAGGGGATGAATGATCTATCAGATGATGATGAGAAAGTTGACCCTCCAACAGCTGGTATGAAATTTCCATCTGATAATGAGGTTTTGCTGTATTACAAACGATATGCCAAACAAGAGGGTTTTGGTGTGATTATCAAACggacaaagagagatctagATGGGAATGCCAAATATGTGACGATTGGTTGTGCACGTGGGGGAAGGTATTATCCTAGCTATAGTAATTTAGCTAAGCCCCGAGCAACGACAAAAACCGATTGTAAGGCAAAAGTAAATGCTCGGGTTGTGAATGGTGAATGGGTGTTGACCAGTGTTGAGCTGCTTCACAACCATAGTACTGTTAGCCCAAAGAAATCTAGATTCTTTAGATCTCACAGAGTTTTAGATGAATACAGTCAGAGGATGCTCGACTTGAATGACAGAGCGGGTATTCGGATGAATAAAAATTTCCAAGCACTTGTGACTGAAGCTGGGGGGTTTGAGAATTTGGAGTTCCAAGAGAAAGATTGCAGGAATTATATCGACAAAGCCAGATATTTAAGAATGGGTAAAGGGGGTGGTGAAGCACTGAATGACTACTTTACgagaatgaggaaaatgaaTGATGGGTTTGTGTCCGTCatggatgtggatgatgagtttAGAGTCAGGAATGTGTTTTGGGCTGACGCACGAAGTCGGGCAGCATATGCGGTTTTTGGAGATGTTATCACTTTTGATACTACGTACCTAACAAATAGGTACGGAATGCCGTTTGCTCCCTTCGTTGGAGTCAACCATCATGGACAGTCCATACTCCTGGGGGCAGGGTTGATTTCAAGCGAGGATACAAGTACgtttgtttggttgtttgaaGCATGGTTAGAATGCATGAACGGACGAGCACCTCAAGCCATCATAACAGACCAAGACCGTGCAATGAAGAATGCCATTGGTATTGTATTCCCGCAAACAAGGCATAGATACTATCTCTGGCATATAATGCTGAAATTGCCAGAGAAATTGGGATCCCACGGTGATTACGACGCAGGGTTGAAGGCCAACATTCAGAATGCAGTCTATGACACACAGACTTGTGATGAATTTGAGGAGAAGTGGCAGCAGCTAATGAATAAGTATGACCTAATGGGAAATGCATGGTTGGAGGGGTTGTACACGGAGAGGTCTTTTTGGGTACCGGTTTATTTGAAAGGTGTATTTTGGGCAGGGATGAGCACTACCCAGCGGTCTGAAAGCATGAACGCCTTCTTCGACGGATATGTCCATTCCGGTACGACGTTGAAAGAATTTGTCGATCAATATGACAATGCTTTGCGGAAGAAGGTGGAGACGGAGACGGCAGCTGATTTCCAATCGTGTAACCAAACGATCCCATGTGTTTCGTCATTCAAAATTGAGAGACAGTTCCAATCATTGTATACAAATGCTAAATTTAAAGAGGTTCAATCCGAGGTTTGGGGGATGCTTTTATGTAACCCTTCGCTTGTCAGCACACAAGGCAGCATTTCCACTTTCGAGGTGCTCGAAGAGATTTCCACCCCCGATGGACAAACCAAAATTGTGAAATACAACGTTTACTTGAATGAAGAGGAATTCGAAATTAAATGCACTTGTGGCTTGTTTGAAATGAGGGGGATTATCTGTAGGCATGCATTTAAAGTCTGTCAACTGAAGTACATTCATCACGTGCCAGATAAATATGTcttagatcgatggaggaaagaCATAAAGAGATCTTACAGGCTGGTTAAGAGTAGCTATGATGATTGTCGGGCCAATACGGATTCACGGCGGCATGACGTTGTTGTTAAACGATGTCTACGATTTGCTCGACGTGTACCATGGAATGATGAGCATGTTAGTTCTTTCTTTCAGCTGTTGGAAGAGTTTGAGCAGAAGGTAGTAGGATTACAGGCTGAGTCAGGATCAACGAGGTTGAAATCGACTGTCGATGCCGATAGAGGTAAGAAAATATTAAGTCCACTTGTTATTCGTGGGAAGGGGAGACCGCCAACTCGGAGAAAGGTCCCAATGGTCGAGAAGGCTGGGAGGAAGCGAAAGAAGAAACAG ACTTATAAGAGAATATTTGTGGAGGAAGACCAAATGGGCCATCCTATGCCAGCAGAAGAAGTTGCCGGTGGTATTGACGAGGTTGTGCTCCCAACCCAGTGTAGTAATCTAACACAAGTAACACCTCCAGCCACTGAGCAG GCTACGCCAATCTTGCCCCATGGACTTTAG
- the LOC122300394 gene encoding protein FAR1-RELATED SEQUENCE 5-like isoform X6 produces the protein MGKEEDGRPPRPSTSTSTTHVGYTQGYYGTVNPYNPPYMMPSNTFPIPYPYAWGSQYVAVPPFGPNMASSMVSKPKELGRDEDTNQYVPMRPFGPMMPSPPSSNPEEFSRGEHTTQYVAMPPPFAMPPFVPSLASPPSSNPEEFSRGEPQTMQYSSLPPFGPTMPSPTSSNPDESRRVENTTQHSTMPPCGPSRPYPHSTTEIHVGETEPEITESPDAEGMNDLSDDDEKVDPPTAGMKFPSDNEVLLYYKRYAKQEGFGVIIKRTKRDLDGNAKYVTIGCARGGRYYPSYSNLAKPRATTKTDCKAKVNARVVNGEWVLTSVELLHNHSTVSPKKSRFFRSHRVLDEYSQRMLDLNDRAGIRMNKNFQALVTEAGGFENLEFQEKDCRNYIDKARYLRMGKGGGEALNDYFTRMRKMNDGFVSVMDVDDEFRVRNVFWADARSRAAYAVFGDVITFDTTYLTNRYGMPFAPFVGVNHHGQSILLGAGLISSEDTSTFVWLFEAWLECMNGRAPQAIITDQDRAMKNAIGIVFPQTRHRYYLWHIMLKLPEKLGSHGDYDAGLKANIQNAVYDTQTCDEFEEKWQQLMNKYDLMGNAWLEGLYTERSFWVPVYLKGVFWAGMSTTQRSESMNAFFDGYVHSGTTLKEFVDQYDNALRKKVETETAADFQSCNQTIPCVSSFKIERQFQSLYTNAKFKEVQSEVWGMLLCNPSLVSTQGSISTFEVLEEISTPDGQTKIVKYNVYLNEEEFEIKCTCGLFEMRGIICRHAFKVCQLKYIHHVPDKYVLDRWRKDIKRSYRLVKSSYDDCRANTDSRRHDVVVKRCLRFARRVPWNDEHVSSFFQLLEEFEQKVVGLQAESGSTRLKSTVDADRGKKILSPLVIRGKGRPPTRRKVPMVEKAGRKRKKKQTYKRIFVEEDQMGHPMPAEEVAGGIDEVVLPTQCSNLTQVTPPATEQATPILPHGL, from the exons ATGGGCAAAGAGGAAGATGGAAGGCCACCCAGGCCATCTACGTCGACTTCTACCACCCATGTAGGATACACACAG GGATATTATGGTACTGTAAATCCATATAATCCGCCATATATGATGCCTTCAAATACATTTCCAATTCCATATCCATATGCTTGGGGTAGCCAG TATGTCGCAGTGCCACCCTTTGGACCAAACATGGCATCCTCAATGGTGAGTAAGCCGAAGGAGTTGGGTCGAGATGAAGATACAAACCAG TATGTGCCAATGCGACCCTTTGGACCAATGATGCCATCTCCTCCGTCGAGTAATCCGGAGGAGTTCAGCCGAGGTGAACATACCACGCAG TATGTGGCAATGCCACCCCCCTTCGCAATGCCACCATTTGTCCCTTCGTTGGCATCCCCTCCGTCGAGTAATCCGGAGGAGTTCAGCCGAGGTGAACCCCAAACCATGCAG TATTCCTCATTGCCACCCTTTGGACCAACCATGCCATCCCCTACGTCGAGTAATCCTGATGAGTCGAGACGAGTTGAAAATACAACTCAG CATTCAACTATGCCACCGTGCGGACCAAGCAGGCCCTACCCACATTCAACAACTGAAATACATGTTGGAG AAACTGAACCTGAAATAACTGAATCGCCAGATGCGGAGGGGATGAATGATCTATCAGATGATGATGAGAAAGTTGACCCTCCAACAGCTGGTATGAAATTTCCATCTGATAATGAGGTTTTGCTGTATTACAAACGATATGCCAAACAAGAGGGTTTTGGTGTGATTATCAAACggacaaagagagatctagATGGGAATGCCAAATATGTGACGATTGGTTGTGCACGTGGGGGAAGGTATTATCCTAGCTATAGTAATTTAGCTAAGCCCCGAGCAACGACAAAAACCGATTGTAAGGCAAAAGTAAATGCTCGGGTTGTGAATGGTGAATGGGTGTTGACCAGTGTTGAGCTGCTTCACAACCATAGTACTGTTAGCCCAAAGAAATCTAGATTCTTTAGATCTCACAGAGTTTTAGATGAATACAGTCAGAGGATGCTCGACTTGAATGACAGAGCGGGTATTCGGATGAATAAAAATTTCCAAGCACTTGTGACTGAAGCTGGGGGGTTTGAGAATTTGGAGTTCCAAGAGAAAGATTGCAGGAATTATATCGACAAAGCCAGATATTTAAGAATGGGTAAAGGGGGTGGTGAAGCACTGAATGACTACTTTACgagaatgaggaaaatgaaTGATGGGTTTGTGTCCGTCatggatgtggatgatgagtttAGAGTCAGGAATGTGTTTTGGGCTGACGCACGAAGTCGGGCAGCATATGCGGTTTTTGGAGATGTTATCACTTTTGATACTACGTACCTAACAAATAGGTACGGAATGCCGTTTGCTCCCTTCGTTGGAGTCAACCATCATGGACAGTCCATACTCCTGGGGGCAGGGTTGATTTCAAGCGAGGATACAAGTACgtttgtttggttgtttgaaGCATGGTTAGAATGCATGAACGGACGAGCACCTCAAGCCATCATAACAGACCAAGACCGTGCAATGAAGAATGCCATTGGTATTGTATTCCCGCAAACAAGGCATAGATACTATCTCTGGCATATAATGCTGAAATTGCCAGAGAAATTGGGATCCCACGGTGATTACGACGCAGGGTTGAAGGCCAACATTCAGAATGCAGTCTATGACACACAGACTTGTGATGAATTTGAGGAGAAGTGGCAGCAGCTAATGAATAAGTATGACCTAATGGGAAATGCATGGTTGGAGGGGTTGTACACGGAGAGGTCTTTTTGGGTACCGGTTTATTTGAAAGGTGTATTTTGGGCAGGGATGAGCACTACCCAGCGGTCTGAAAGCATGAACGCCTTCTTCGACGGATATGTCCATTCCGGTACGACGTTGAAAGAATTTGTCGATCAATATGACAATGCTTTGCGGAAGAAGGTGGAGACGGAGACGGCAGCTGATTTCCAATCGTGTAACCAAACGATCCCATGTGTTTCGTCATTCAAAATTGAGAGACAGTTCCAATCATTGTATACAAATGCTAAATTTAAAGAGGTTCAATCCGAGGTTTGGGGGATGCTTTTATGTAACCCTTCGCTTGTCAGCACACAAGGCAGCATTTCCACTTTCGAGGTGCTCGAAGAGATTTCCACCCCCGATGGACAAACCAAAATTGTGAAATACAACGTTTACTTGAATGAAGAGGAATTCGAAATTAAATGCACTTGTGGCTTGTTTGAAATGAGGGGGATTATCTGTAGGCATGCATTTAAAGTCTGTCAACTGAAGTACATTCATCACGTGCCAGATAAATATGTcttagatcgatggaggaaagaCATAAAGAGATCTTACAGGCTGGTTAAGAGTAGCTATGATGATTGTCGGGCCAATACGGATTCACGGCGGCATGACGTTGTTGTTAAACGATGTCTACGATTTGCTCGACGTGTACCATGGAATGATGAGCATGTTAGTTCTTTCTTTCAGCTGTTGGAAGAGTTTGAGCAGAAGGTAGTAGGATTACAGGCTGAGTCAGGATCAACGAGGTTGAAATCGACTGTCGATGCCGATAGAGGTAAGAAAATATTAAGTCCACTTGTTATTCGTGGGAAGGGGAGACCGCCAACTCGGAGAAAGGTCCCAATGGTCGAGAAGGCTGGGAGGAAGCGAAAGAAGAAACAG ACTTATAAGAGAATATTTGTGGAGGAAGACCAAATGGGCCATCCTATGCCAGCAGAAGAAGTTGCCGGTGGTATTGACGAGGTTGTGCTCCCAACCCAGTGTAGTAATCTAACACAAGTAACACCTCCAGCCACTGAGCAG GCTACGCCAATCTTGCCCCATGGACTTTAG
- the LOC122300394 gene encoding protein FAR1-RELATED SEQUENCE 5-like isoform X2 yields the protein MGKEEDGRPPRPSTSTSTTHVGYTQGYYGTVNPYNPPYMMPSNTFPIPYPYAWGSQYVAVPPFGPNMASSMVSKPKELGRDEDTNQYVPMRPFGPMMPSPPSSNPEEFSRGEHTTQYVAMPPPFAMPPFVPSLASPPSSNPEEFSRGEPQTMQGVAMPPPFAKPTFAPPCPSPLLSIPEELRGAEDSTQYSSLPPFGPTMPSPTSSNPDESRRVENTTQHSTMPPCGPSRPYPHSTTEIHVGETEPEITESPDAEGMNDLSDDDEKVDPPTAGMKFPSDNEVLLYYKRYAKQEGFGVIIKRTKRDLDGNAKYVTIGCARGGRYYPSYSNLAKPRATTKTDCKAKVNARVVNGEWVLTSVELLHNHSTVSPKKSRFFRSHRVLDEYSQRMLDLNDRAGIRMNKNFQALVTEAGGFENLEFQEKDCRNYIDKARYLRMGKGGGEALNDYFTRMRKMNDGFVSVMDVDDEFRVRNVFWADARSRAAYAVFGDVITFDTTYLTNRYGMPFAPFVGVNHHGQSILLGAGLISSEDTSTFVWLFEAWLECMNGRAPQAIITDQDRAMKNAIGIVFPQTRHRYYLWHIMLKLPEKLGSHGDYDAGLKANIQNAVYDTQTCDEFEEKWQQLMNKYDLMGNAWLEGLYTERSFWVPVYLKGVFWAGMSTTQRSESMNAFFDGYVHSGTTLKEFVDQYDNALRKKVETETAADFQSCNQTIPCVSSFKIERQFQSLYTNAKFKEVQSEVWGMLLCNPSLVSTQGSISTFEVLEEISTPDGQTKIVKYNVYLNEEEFEIKCTCGLFEMRGIICRHAFKVCQLKYIHHVPDKYVLDRWRKDIKRSYRLVKSSYDDCRANTDSRRHDVVVKRCLRFARRVPWNDEHVSSFFQLLEEFEQKVVGLQAESGSTRLKSTVDADRGKKILSPLVIRGKGRPPTRRKVPMVEKAGRKRKKKQTYKRIFVEEDQMGHPMPAEEVAGGIDEVVLPTQCSNLTQVTPPATEQATPILPHGL from the exons ATGGGCAAAGAGGAAGATGGAAGGCCACCCAGGCCATCTACGTCGACTTCTACCACCCATGTAGGATACACACAG GGATATTATGGTACTGTAAATCCATATAATCCGCCATATATGATGCCTTCAAATACATTTCCAATTCCATATCCATATGCTTGGGGTAGCCAG TATGTCGCAGTGCCACCCTTTGGACCAAACATGGCATCCTCAATGGTGAGTAAGCCGAAGGAGTTGGGTCGAGATGAAGATACAAACCAG TATGTGCCAATGCGACCCTTTGGACCAATGATGCCATCTCCTCCGTCGAGTAATCCGGAGGAGTTCAGCCGAGGTGAACATACCACGCAG TATGTGGCAATGCCACCCCCCTTCGCAATGCCACCATTTGTCCCTTCGTTGGCATCCCCTCCGTCGAGTAATCCGGAGGAGTTCAGCCGAGGTGAACCCCAAACCATGCAG GGGGTTGCGATGCCACCCCCCTTCGCCAAACCAACCTTTGCACCTCCGTGTCCATCCCCTCTGTTGAGTATTCCTGAGGAGTTGAGAGGAGCTGAAGATTCGACGCAA TATTCCTCATTGCCACCCTTTGGACCAACCATGCCATCCCCTACGTCGAGTAATCCTGATGAGTCGAGACGAGTTGAAAATACAACTCAG CATTCAACTATGCCACCGTGCGGACCAAGCAGGCCCTACCCACATTCAACAACTGAAATACATGTTGGAG AAACTGAACCTGAAATAACTGAATCGCCAGATGCGGAGGGGATGAATGATCTATCAGATGATGATGAGAAAGTTGACCCTCCAACAGCTGGTATGAAATTTCCATCTGATAATGAGGTTTTGCTGTATTACAAACGATATGCCAAACAAGAGGGTTTTGGTGTGATTATCAAACggacaaagagagatctagATGGGAATGCCAAATATGTGACGATTGGTTGTGCACGTGGGGGAAGGTATTATCCTAGCTATAGTAATTTAGCTAAGCCCCGAGCAACGACAAAAACCGATTGTAAGGCAAAAGTAAATGCTCGGGTTGTGAATGGTGAATGGGTGTTGACCAGTGTTGAGCTGCTTCACAACCATAGTACTGTTAGCCCAAAGAAATCTAGATTCTTTAGATCTCACAGAGTTTTAGATGAATACAGTCAGAGGATGCTCGACTTGAATGACAGAGCGGGTATTCGGATGAATAAAAATTTCCAAGCACTTGTGACTGAAGCTGGGGGGTTTGAGAATTTGGAGTTCCAAGAGAAAGATTGCAGGAATTATATCGACAAAGCCAGATATTTAAGAATGGGTAAAGGGGGTGGTGAAGCACTGAATGACTACTTTACgagaatgaggaaaatgaaTGATGGGTTTGTGTCCGTCatggatgtggatgatgagtttAGAGTCAGGAATGTGTTTTGGGCTGACGCACGAAGTCGGGCAGCATATGCGGTTTTTGGAGATGTTATCACTTTTGATACTACGTACCTAACAAATAGGTACGGAATGCCGTTTGCTCCCTTCGTTGGAGTCAACCATCATGGACAGTCCATACTCCTGGGGGCAGGGTTGATTTCAAGCGAGGATACAAGTACgtttgtttggttgtttgaaGCATGGTTAGAATGCATGAACGGACGAGCACCTCAAGCCATCATAACAGACCAAGACCGTGCAATGAAGAATGCCATTGGTATTGTATTCCCGCAAACAAGGCATAGATACTATCTCTGGCATATAATGCTGAAATTGCCAGAGAAATTGGGATCCCACGGTGATTACGACGCAGGGTTGAAGGCCAACATTCAGAATGCAGTCTATGACACACAGACTTGTGATGAATTTGAGGAGAAGTGGCAGCAGCTAATGAATAAGTATGACCTAATGGGAAATGCATGGTTGGAGGGGTTGTACACGGAGAGGTCTTTTTGGGTACCGGTTTATTTGAAAGGTGTATTTTGGGCAGGGATGAGCACTACCCAGCGGTCTGAAAGCATGAACGCCTTCTTCGACGGATATGTCCATTCCGGTACGACGTTGAAAGAATTTGTCGATCAATATGACAATGCTTTGCGGAAGAAGGTGGAGACGGAGACGGCAGCTGATTTCCAATCGTGTAACCAAACGATCCCATGTGTTTCGTCATTCAAAATTGAGAGACAGTTCCAATCATTGTATACAAATGCTAAATTTAAAGAGGTTCAATCCGAGGTTTGGGGGATGCTTTTATGTAACCCTTCGCTTGTCAGCACACAAGGCAGCATTTCCACTTTCGAGGTGCTCGAAGAGATTTCCACCCCCGATGGACAAACCAAAATTGTGAAATACAACGTTTACTTGAATGAAGAGGAATTCGAAATTAAATGCACTTGTGGCTTGTTTGAAATGAGGGGGATTATCTGTAGGCATGCATTTAAAGTCTGTCAACTGAAGTACATTCATCACGTGCCAGATAAATATGTcttagatcgatggaggaaagaCATAAAGAGATCTTACAGGCTGGTTAAGAGTAGCTATGATGATTGTCGGGCCAATACGGATTCACGGCGGCATGACGTTGTTGTTAAACGATGTCTACGATTTGCTCGACGTGTACCATGGAATGATGAGCATGTTAGTTCTTTCTTTCAGCTGTTGGAAGAGTTTGAGCAGAAGGTAGTAGGATTACAGGCTGAGTCAGGATCAACGAGGTTGAAATCGACTGTCGATGCCGATAGAGGTAAGAAAATATTAAGTCCACTTGTTATTCGTGGGAAGGGGAGACCGCCAACTCGGAGAAAGGTCCCAATGGTCGAGAAGGCTGGGAGGAAGCGAAAGAAGAAACAG ACTTATAAGAGAATATTTGTGGAGGAAGACCAAATGGGCCATCCTATGCCAGCAGAAGAAGTTGCCGGTGGTATTGACGAGGTTGTGCTCCCAACCCAGTGTAGTAATCTAACACAAGTAACACCTCCAGCCACTGAGCAG GCTACGCCAATCTTGCCCCATGGACTTTAG